In one Mobula hypostoma chromosome 17, sMobHyp1.1, whole genome shotgun sequence genomic region, the following are encoded:
- the LOC134357823 gene encoding proline-rich protein 15-like, with translation MADGGMSGWWKSMTMKKKAKELTDKGSGQENGQFPADKTSARENKPPAVPEEKEHSDPRLEKGFSEKNTRRNLKISRSGRFKEKRRVRATLPDSPKFFEGNGNTNDEN, from the coding sequence ATGGCCGACGGCGGGATGAGCGGCTGGTGGAAGTCGATGACCATGAAGAAGAAGGCGAAGGAGCTGACGGACAAGGGGTCGGGGCAGGAGAACGGGCAGTTCCCCGCAGACAAGACGTCGGCTCGGGAAAACAAACCCCCGGCCGTGCCGGAGGAGAAGGAACACTCGGATCCCCGGCTGGAGAAGGGCTTTAGCGAGAAGAACACACGCAGGAACCTGAAAATCTCCCGCTCGGGACGTTTCAAGGAGAAGCGCAGGGTGCGAGCCACTCTGCCTGACAGCCCCAAGTTCTTCGAGGGCAATGGCAATACAAACGATGAAAACTAA